DNA sequence from the Myxococcaceae bacterium JPH2 genome:
ACGCGCCGTGAGTGCCGCCTGAAATAGGACCGGAGGGAGTCATTCAGAGGAGTCTCTCATGCACGTCTGTCATGTCCTCGTTGCCCTCGCGCTCTCGCTGGCCACCCCCGCGCTCGCGGCGGACCCTGTCCCCGCGGCCCCTCCTCCGCGGCCCTCCTCTCCCGCGGAGGTCGCCGCTCGGCACCGCGAGAAGCTGTCTCCGTTCCAGGTCCTCGTGGGCAGCTGGCGGGGCGAGGGGTGGATCGACCTGGGGCCCCGCGCGGGGGGACGCAAGACTTTCCAGGTTTCCGAATCCGTTCAGCCGCACCTCGAGGGGACCGTGCTCACGCTGGAGGGCGTGGGCACCAGTCGCGCGGCCCCCACGGCCCCCGAGGTCACCACGCATCAAGCCCTCGGGATACTCTCGTGGGACGAGGCCGCGGGCCACCTGCGCTTCAGTGCTTATCGGCTCGGCAACGGTGTCGTGGACACCGAGATGAAGCTGCTGGGTGAGGGAGTCTTCCAGTGGGGCTTCGAGATACCTCAGGGATGGATCCGCTACACCCTGACGGTGCACGACGGGGTGTGGGCGGAGAAGGGGGAGCTCTCGCGGGATGGCGGCAAGAGCTTCGCTCCGTTCCTCGAGATGACGGTGCGGCGCACGAAATGAAGCCCGGGGGCCGCTGGGCGCTGTTCGCGGGGGGCACGTTGCTGCTCGCGGGGATCGTCACGGCGCTCGTGGCCCTCCCCGCGCCCGCCTCGCCCTCCGAGGTCGCGCACATCTTCGCGCTCAGCGTCTTCTATGGCATCTGCATCGGCTTTCCGTTGATGGGCGTGATGCCCACGGTGAGTCGGCGTGCCGCACACCGGCCGCCCGCGTGGGGCCTGCTCGCGTGTCTGGTCGCATGCGCGGCCATCACCGCCGTCATGACGACGGTGGCCACCCTGACGTTGGTGGGCCTGGAGGTCTTTCCTGTCCACGGACTCGAGCGACATGTGTTCGTGGGCGGCGGCATGGGATGCGTGTTGAGTCTGCCAGCGGGTGGCGGCGCGTTCGCCTATGCCCGGATGATGGAGCGCCTCCGCGCCTGGAACACGCGCGTGCGCGAGGCCGAGGCGCGGCGCGAGCGCGCCGAGTGGTTGGAATCCGAGGCGCGCTTCGACTCGCTCTCCGCGCGCCTGCGGCCACACTTCCTCTTCAATGCGCTCAACTCCATCGCCACGCTCGTTCGCGAGGACCCCAAGGCCGCGGAGGCGATGGTGGAGCGACTGGCCTCCGTGCTGCGCTCCTCGCTGGATTCAGGGGTGGGACGTCAGGTGTCGCTCCAGCGAGAGCTGGACCTCGTGTCCGACTACCTGGAGCTGGAGCGGGCGCGGATGGGAGCGAGGCTGCGCTACTCGCTGGAAGTGCCTCCAGGGCTCGACCAGCTCGCGGTGCCGCCCTTCGCCGTGCAGACGCTGGTGGAGAATGCCGTGAAGTACGCCGTGTCCCCGCGACGCGCGGGCGGCAGCATCTTTGTGTCGGTGAGCGCGGACGCCACGCGCGTGCATCTGGAAGTGCGGGACGATGGCCCCGGCATCACCGGGCTTCCTCCGGAGGGGCACGGGCTCGACATGCTGATGCGGCGGCTGACTTCAACCTACGGGCCGGAGGCAGCGGGACTGTCCATTTCGCCGGGCGAGGGCGGGGTTGGCGCGTGCGTGCGCGTGTGGCTGCCACGCGCGGAGGTTGCTTGAGCACTCCAGCGGGGCTCCTTCGCGCGGTGCTCGTGGATGACGAGCCGCTCGCGCTGCGTCGCCTTCAGCGCATGCTGGAGGAGACGGGCCGAGTGAATGTGGTGGCTTCCTACACCGACCCCGTGGAGGCGCTGAGCGCGCTGCGCGCCGTGCCTCCGGACGCGCTGTTCATCGACGTGTCGATGCCGGAGATGAACGGCTTCGAGTTGGTGAAGGCGCTGCCGCACCCTCCGCTCGTGGTGTTCACCACGGCGTTCGACGCGTACGCGCTCCAGGCGTTCGAGGTGGACTCCGTGGACTATCTGCTCAAGCCCGTGAGCGCGCGCGGCCTGGAGCGAGCCCTGGACAAGCTGGCGCGGATGCATTCGGGGCTCGTGCAAGAGCAGCGGCGAGCCCTGGAGTCAGCGCCCGCGTCCCCTTCACCCCTGACGCGGCTGACTTCGAGGACGGGCACGCGAACCCACGTGGTGGACCTCGACGAAGTGACACACCTGTACTCGGAAGACCGGCTCGTCTGCGCGGTGCGGGCGGGGCACAGCTATGTGGTGGACCTGGCGCTCGCGGAGCTGGAGCGCCGCCTGGACCCGGCGCGCTGGCTGCGCATCCACCGGGCCACGCTCGTGCGCCTCGAGGAGGTCGCGGAGGTGCTGGGCGGATACGGCAACGCACGCGTGCGCCTGAAGGATGGGACGACGCTCGCCGTCGCGCGTGACCGCTTGAGCGAACTCCGCGAGCGCCTGGGCGGTATGGCCAGCGGACGAGGATCCGCGGCCCGTCGCACGGAGTGACGGGTCCACCCGTCTCATCCTTCGCGCGGTGAATCCTGCTCAAACCCTCACGGACTGGAGCGCGGTATCGGCGCGCGCTTGACTTCACCGTCCCGCGGGGATTCTGGAATCGAAGCACGCCCGGAAATGTCAGACCGATACGATATCCATCTCCCTGCGCGGCGCCATTCCGGGCGTCGCCGAAAGGGCTTCCTTCACAATGAATATGTCATTGATTCCCCTCGGGCTGTTGGTCGGGATGACGGGGGTCGGCTGCGCGGGGCTCGACGAGACCGAGGCTGTGGGCTCCTCCGTGTCGACGGATGGGACCTCACAGACCACTCAAAGCCTGCTCACCCAAGTCACCGGCACCAGTCCGGTCAATTTCATCGCCACGTCTGGCAATGAGACAAAGCCATACAATCAGTCCACCACGTCGGTGGTGGCATACACGCGGGATTCAACCACCGGGGCGTTCACGGCCTATCCAGGCACCGGCGCCGCGGACGGCACCATCTCCGTGCCGAACGTCCCTTCCGGCCGCATCTACCTGAAGCTGGGCTCGCGCTACCTGGTGAGCACCGACCGCTCGTTCGACCTGGGCTCCACGGAGTGGGGCCGCGATGGCACCTTCGTCTCGCTGCCCACTCCCGTGACGGTGTCCGCCACCGGCATGTCTCCCTGGCAGTCGGGGGACTTCCTGGACATGTATTCGTTGAACCCGGGCGCGTTCGGCTACGTCGACAACAACGCCACGGGGCGACCCCTGACAGGCGCCACGTCGCTCTCCGGGCTGAGCTTCGATTACGCCAACATGCTCAACCCGGTGCTGCTCGACAGCAGCCTCGGGGATGTGTTCTCGCTGGCGCAGATGCGGTGGCAGACGAGCGCGAATGGCGTGCCCTACCGCGCGATGCACAAGGTGCTCAACGCGAGCGTGACGCAGGTGGCGGGCCAGCCCGTCTCCGTCAGCGGGACCTTCACCCAGCCCGTCGCGACCGGGACGTTTGGTGTGGACTGGAGGCGCTCGGCTTTCGAGGCCCTTCGCACCCAGGTGAACCCGGACGCGGTCAGCACGTTCAATGAAATCTGGATGTCCGCGCGGCCGGCCGCGCTGGGTTCGGCGCTGGCGTCCATCAGCGGGCCGCCACTGCTCGTGAAGCTCAATCCGGATGCGCTGCGGACCGACATCGTCACGGGGAGCATGACGTACAACAACCCGCTCCCGGCGACGTGGCAGAAGGTGGCGCTCGCCTCCGCGGGCTTCACGAAGAGCTACGCGCTGGGAACCGCGGCGCCTTACGTCATGGGCGTGGACATCCGCGTGGATCAGGAGGCGAGCGCCTTCACCGCGGCGCCCGTGGAGCCCCTCATCGGGCCGGTGCAGTCGCCCCAGGTGAACACGCGCGGAGCGTTCCAGAATCTCACGGGCGTGGGGACCGATGCTTCGCTGCGCTGGTCGAAGCCGCTGATCGGCACGGCCACGAACTACGTGGTGAACATCTACCGGCTCGGCGCGGACAACGGTGCCACCACCGTGACGCGCGTGGCGACGCTGCACACGGATCTCCAGAGCGTGTACCTGCCCCCGGACGTGCTGCAGGCGGGCCAGACGTACTTCGCGGAAATCCAGAGCTGGTACCAGCCCGGATCCAACCTCGCAACGAGCCCGTTCAAGCGCGCGCTGCCTCGAGCCCGCGC
Encoded proteins:
- a CDS encoding response regulator — protein: MSTPAGLLRAVLVDDEPLALRRLQRMLEETGRVNVVASYTDPVEALSALRAVPPDALFIDVSMPEMNGFELVKALPHPPLVVFTTAFDAYALQAFEVDSVDYLLKPVSARGLERALDKLARMHSGLVQEQRRALESAPASPSPLTRLTSRTGTRTHVVDLDEVTHLYSEDRLVCAVRAGHSYVVDLALAELERRLDPARWLRIHRATLVRLEEVAEVLGGYGNARVRLKDGTTLAVARDRLSELRERLGGMASGRGSAARRTE
- a CDS encoding ABC transporter substrate-binding protein, which produces MNMSLIPLGLLVGMTGVGCAGLDETEAVGSSVSTDGTSQTTQSLLTQVTGTSPVNFIATSGNETKPYNQSTTSVVAYTRDSTTGAFTAYPGTGAADGTISVPNVPSGRIYLKLGSRYLVSTDRSFDLGSTEWGRDGTFVSLPTPVTVSATGMSPWQSGDFLDMYSLNPGAFGYVDNNATGRPLTGATSLSGLSFDYANMLNPVLLDSSLGDVFSLAQMRWQTSANGVPYRAMHKVLNASVTQVAGQPVSVSGTFTQPVATGTFGVDWRRSAFEALRTQVNPDAVSTFNEIWMSARPAALGSALASISGPPLLVKLNPDALRTDIVTGSMTYNNPLPATWQKVALASAGFTKSYALGTAAPYVMGVDIRVDQEASAFTAAPVEPLIGPVQSPQVNTRGAFQNLTGVGTDASLRWSKPLIGTATNYVVNIYRLGADNGATTVTRVATLHTDLQSVYLPPDVLQAGQTYFAEIQSWYQPGSNLATSPFKRALPRARASVLTGTFSP
- a CDS encoding histidine kinase; its protein translation is MKPGGRWALFAGGTLLLAGIVTALVALPAPASPSEVAHIFALSVFYGICIGFPLMGVMPTVSRRAAHRPPAWGLLACLVACAAITAVMTTVATLTLVGLEVFPVHGLERHVFVGGGMGCVLSLPAGGGAFAYARMMERLRAWNTRVREAEARRERAEWLESEARFDSLSARLRPHFLFNALNSIATLVREDPKAAEAMVERLASVLRSSLDSGVGRQVSLQRELDLVSDYLELERARMGARLRYSLEVPPGLDQLAVPPFAVQTLVENAVKYAVSPRRAGGSIFVSVSADATRVHLEVRDDGPGITGLPPEGHGLDMLMRRLTSTYGPEAAGLSISPGEGGVGACVRVWLPRAEVA